The sequence AAGTAAATGAACAAGTGGTAAATTGGGCTAATGAACGCAATTCTGAAATTGAACAGTTGAAGAAATTAGAAATTTATCGACGTGAATTTTTAGGTAATGTTTCACATGAATTAAAAACTCCAATTACCAGCATTCTTGGTTATCTTGAAACACTAAGCGACGGTGGCATAAATGATCCTGATATCTCTACCGATTATTTAAATAAAGCGATACGCAATGTGGAACGCATGATTTCTACAATAGATAATTTGGAATCCATAGCAAATTTGGAAAGTGGTGAATTGCAATTAAAAGAGATTCCTTTTGATATAAATGATTTAACTAAACAAGTATTAATTGACATTGAATTACCTGCCAGGCAGCGCAATATTTCTATGGTAATAAAGGAAGGTTGCGATAAAACATTTACAGTTATGGCAGATAAAAATCTGATACGTGATGTGCTTACTAATTTATTAATTAATTCTATTAAATATGGAAAACCTGAAGGCAAAACAAGTATTGGATATTATAATATGGGTGAAAATGTTTTGGTTGAGGTTTCCGATAATGGTGTAGGTATTTCTAAAGAAAATTTAAATCGAGTTTTTGAAAGATTTTATCGTGTTGAAAAAAGTCGTAGCCGTGAATTTGGAGGTACCGGTCTTGGCCTTTCCATCGTTAAACATATTATTGAAGCACATAATCAAACAGTATCTGCACGCAGTACAATTCATCAGGGATCCACCTTTGGATTTACATTAAAGAAAGCGTAATATTTCTTTACAATTTCTAAGAATTTTGAATTATTTTATAGTCCAATATAAAGCTAAACTATACGTGCGGCCCGTTTCATATTGTTGAATTGTATAATCGTTTTCTTTATAGGAAATTGTTTTTAGATATTGCGAATTTAAAATATTCTTTACGCCAATTCTTATTCGAATATGATCTCCTATTCCCTTATTAATAAATGCATCTAACGTAGTTGCAGGTCGTTCATAAATATCGGGTGTTCCTGATTGACTTACTTCGCTTAATCTTTTTCCAAATAAATTATAGGTAACAATTGCATCTAATTTTAATGGTGTATTTGAATATCCTAAATTGGCATTAACCAAATAAGGACTTTGTCCCTGAAATGGTCTGTAATCCGGGAAATCAGGATTGAAATTTTGATTCACTGCCTTTTCTAAACTATCTAAATCAACTCTGGAATATATGTAGGAAAGATTTGTACTAAAGTCGAAATCTTTTAAACCAGAAGTTAGAAAACTTAGATTTTTTCGAAATTCAAATTCCAATCCATATACATACGCCTTCTCTGTATTTTTAAATTGAAATTCAGGATTTGCCGCCTTTGGATTGTAAACTAAAATAATTGGGTTTATGAAGTTTTTATAATAAGCGCTCACCGCAATTAACTCTCCTGCCTTTGGAAAAAATTCCCATCGTGTATCAAAGTTGCTGATGTTAGTTTTTTGTAACTCAGGATTTCCTAAATAAATCTCTCCTCCAATAAATTCAAAAGAAGCAAAAGGTGCAAGTTCACGCATATTTGGTCGGGCAATAGTTTTGCTAAATCCAAATCGTAAATTCATTTTATCATTTAATGCATGCACCATATTTATGGAAGGAAGAACATCTAAATCTTTAATAGCTCCAGGAGATTTTGAGGTATCCTGACTAGCAACATATATGTCAGTTGTTTCTAGTCTTGCACCTGCAATTAATTTCCATCCAGGTAAAAATTCGAATATTGCCATTCCATACCCTGCGGCTATTCCTTCATGTCCTGAATAATTATTTTCTTCCTGAGAATCATTTACTGTATATAGTCCAAAAATGTATTGCTCCTTATCAATATCATTTCCAATTATACCTGTATTATTAGGTGCAAAATATGTATCTGCATCACCTGCATAATTATTACCATCCCTGTTCAACATTTTAAATCTGTACTCATTAAAATCTCTTGTCTTATAACTGTAAGCACCACCAAATTTTAATTTATTGCTTTTACTAAATGTTTCCGCAAAAGGAATAGATAAATCAAACTTTCCCTGATATTGTTTGTCTTCCAATGTTCTCCAAAAATGAAATGGTTCATCATATTCGCTTGAAGTAATATAATATAAAGAATCACCGACATTTGTATTTGCAAAAAAGCGAAGATCAGGATCCTCTTGAGATGTATTAAAAATACTTGCACCCCATTCTAACTTTATTTCTTTTGCCGGATTTAATAAATGTTCACCAGCCAATTGATAGCTTAATAATGTTCGTTCTCTGAATCCAAGATTACGGGTTTCGAATGTTGCATCACTATTAGAAATGCCACCCGGCCAAGCACCATTTTGATATCGGCTACTTATTTCGGTATCATGATTATATAGAGTGGTAAATTCCAATTGGTTATTATTATTTAATTTATATGCAAGATTTATCATGCCACCAAGCTGCGGTGATTCTACACTGCGAGCATCATTTAAATCATAATATTTTGTAAGACCGGGCGCATTTGTTTCTCCAAGAAAATAGGATGCAGAAGTACCATCATTATAACTTCTGAATTCACGTTTAAAATTTACACCGATATAATAACCCAATGGATTGCCCAACACATTTTTGGTATTACCAACTGAAAATGCTACAGCATGATCTAAGGGTGCAGTCATTTGTCGTGGAGACATTATTGGAGATAAAGATTTGGATGCAGAATCTAAAATATTAGCTAATTCCGGATCCTTCCTGGCAGGAATATAAAACCCTTTTGTAAGTAAAGAATTTACATCTTCATTTTCTAAAATTTCAGGAATGGATTTCGTGCCATCATCATACCCTAACCAATCCAAGTTACCTCTATTCAATGTTAAAAATTGATTGTTAAAAGAACTTTGATCATTATATCCAAAACCCGTAGATAAATTCATTACAAAATCATCAGGAAAACTTTTAGTCGTGATGTTTACATTACCACCGGTAAAATTTCCAGGTAAATCCGGAGTGAAAGTTTTAGATGTAATAATATTATCTAATAATCCTGCTGGAATAATATCCATTGGAGGACTATTTTTATAAGGATCAGTACTTGGCAATAATTGACCATTCAATTGACTGGTAGTATAGCGATCACCCAACCCTCTCACATAAATATATTTACCATCAACTAATGAAGCACCTGTAACTTTTTTCATGCTTTCTGCTGCATCTGAAGAACCGTATCTTGCAATTTCCTGTGCAGAAATTCCATCTTGCACATTAATGGATTTTTTTTGTACAGATAACATTGAGTTGGCGGTATTTTCAACTTGACGAGCTTGAATTACAACTTCCTCTAATTCATTTTCTGAGGCGGCTAGTATCACATTTAAGGTAGTTTTTTCTCCCGGTTTTAAAACAATATCATATATAATTTGTGGCGAATAGGATATATAGCTCATGGATATTGAATATGTGCCTGCTTCCAAATCATCAATCCAATAATTGCCATCAAGATCTGTTGCAACACCTGTGGTAGTTCCTGTGATTACCACATTCACTCCAATTAAAGTTTCTCCTGTTTTGGAATCAGTTATTTGACCTCGTATGCCGCAGTTTTGGGCTTGTGTAGATGAAATTCCTATTATTAAAAGTAGAATTCCTAAACTGAAAAGTCGCATGTAGTGCTTAATTTGCCCGCAAAAATATCAGGTCAGTCTTAGCGAATTTTTAACTATAGATTAAGTGTAAGTTAACCTATACAAATAAAAACACTTGCATATAAAAAAAAGCCGGTTACAATTTGCAACCGGCCAATCAAGATTTCTATGAGAAAACTATTAATTAATAATGATTTTTGTTTCTGATATTCCGTTTAATGAACTCACACGTAATTGATATAAGCCAGAAGCAAGTTCGTCAGTTTCAATAGTGAAAGTATGCATACCTGCATTTAAAGTTTCACTATTTGCAATTTTAGTAACAACACGTCCTTGAATATCTACCAAAGTAATATTTACTTTTTCTGTCTTTGCAAGTGTTAATTGTAATGTTGCATTATCTATAACAGGGTTTGGATAAACAGCTATATCAGCATCTAATTTATTTAATTGATCAATAGCTATGGTTTCAGATAAATAACCATATTCAGAAAGAGCAGTCCAGATATCCATCCAATTTGTTTCGTTAGCAGCAAATGCTCCTTTGTAAGGAACAGTTGTAAAAAATTCATCAAGAGAAGTAGTAAGAGAAGTATTGTAAGCTGGACCTATTGCACTTGGTCTTGGATCTAATCCACCATTTGGTAAACGACTAATACCACCTATTTGCGGATTAACAATAGTATTTTCATTATCAGTAAAATGAGAAATCAAAAAAGCACAAGTAGGATCTTCTGCATCTGCAGTGGCACGAATCATTTCACCTACTACTAATCCATCACCATTTCCGAATTCATACCAAATATTGTTTTTCAAATTTAAAACACCATCTTCCATACGTTGGCGACTGTCAACACCAGAAGCTTCAGGTAAATCTTCTACTTCAATTGCATAAAAATTATAACTTGTTATAATACTATTTGCTATCGTTCCACCAGAAGCATCACGGAATAATAGAGCAGCAGGATTTGCAGCCGCAGCACTAATACCACTTCCAATCATTGTTACATTATATACTGTTGGATTTGAATAAGGTGTTTGTCCATCAGGGATAGCACCATCTAATTCGCCGCCATTATCTGCTTCATCAATATCTTGTAATACAAACCAAAATTGTCCATTACCACGAAATCCGGTATCCCAATCAAAACTATCATCCGAGTTACATGCTAATACAAGATTTTTGATATTAGGTGTTCCACCAAAAAATTCAACACCATCGTCAGAGCTGGCAAATATTTCAATATATTCCAAGATAGTTTCTGAACCTACACCACCAAGTGTTAAACCATTAATTTCATTTCCCGGAGCCAATTCAGCACCGCAATGTCGAATGGAAAGATATTTAATAGAACCACTATTATCGGAGTCATTCTCACCACCGTATTGTGCACGAATTTCATCAGTGGGTATGCCTTCAACTTGTGCAGGAGATGTTGCATTTCCAATGGTAGCATTGCCCAAAATAACTAAGCCCCCCCAAAGCGAACGGTCTTGTGCTGTAAGATCACTGGGGTCATTTACATCGTCTAATTCTGATGTCATAATTACAGGTTCTGATTGTGTACCATTCACATTAATTTTTGCACCTTGTGTAATAATTAAAGCAGATGCATTATCTGATGAGGTGGGTGTTTCTAATCCTTTTATCACAGTACCCGCTGCTATATTTAAAATTCCACCAGATTCTATATACACAAAACCATCTAAAAGATATTCCTTGTCTGGAGTCCAGTTATAAATTCCACTCCCAAGGTCTTCGTCTGTAATCACAACCTGTGATTGCGCAAATGCCATAGTTGCAAATGCTGCATAAATTGATAATAAAGTTAATTTTTTCATTGCATTTTTATTTGCTGCAAAAAAAACATCACTGTCTTATCAACGAATTATGTCTTTGTTAAATGATTGTGAATTTATAAAGTAATTAATACTCAGTAGGGTAAAAAGAGCAGAATTTATATCTAGTATTAATTTTATTTGATAAGAATATTAACTTGAAGTTATTTTAGCTTTTCACTAAATTAAATGAGCCCGCTAAATCGATACATATTTTTTTTATTTCTTCTCTTGCGGTATGATACCGTTCCAATGTATTTAAATATGAGTCAGATTTTAATGGATCTGTTATCTCGTATTGTTCAAAAGGAATTCCATTTAAGCTTTCAATAATTTCAGGCGCTACATAGCCAAGAATATAGATATAATCAAATGTTTTTAAAATATTCTTATTGAAATCTACGGTAAGATTTTGATTTAGTTCAATACCATCTTCAAACATTACATCTAATGCAAGCGGATGAATTGTGCGGATATCCGTACTAGCAACAGTAATTTGTATATCACCTTTATTAAAATATTGCAAATATCCTTGGAACATACGTCCAAGACTTGCTTTTCCTCTGGAGATAACGAGTATTGAATTAAGTTTCATTGTTGCTGCTAAATTAATGTAGTTTTAAAAAGAAAATATTAATTTTTTTCTTACTTAATTTACACTAGCTTATCAATCAACTGATTTTCAACTTGTACCCTAAAAACAATTTAAGTCATGAATCTTCTAGAAAAATTATCAGCACCCGGCCCGAAACGTATTCTTGCCCTGGATGGCGGTGGTATTAAAGGCGCACTCACACTTGGTTTTTTAAATAGAATTGAAACGATTCTTAGAAAAAAGCATCACAATGAAAACATGGTGCTCAGCAATTATTTCGATTTTATCGGCGGTACCAGTACAGGTTCTATTATTGCAGCGCTGCTTGCAATAGGACATAGCACAGAATATATCACTAAACTTTATCGTGAATTAGGTGGAGAAATTTTTAAAGATGATCGTCCTGTAATTGGTGGGTTGTTTGTTCCAAAATTTAAATCGAAGAATTTAAAAGAACGATTGAAAAAAGAATTTGGTGATATGACTTTAGAAAGTGATAAAATTCTAACCGGACTATGCATACTTACAAAAAGAATTGATACAGGAGGAACATGGCCAATAATTAATCATCCGAAGGCAAAATATTTTAAGGATAATAAAGATATTCTGTTGCGGGATGCTGTTCGTGCAAGTACTGCGGCTCCTTCTTATTTTGAACCGGAAAGATTACAGGTGAAATTAGATCAAGCCGGAGATTTTATTGATGGTGGTGTCAGTATGGCAAATAATCCTGCATTATATATGTTTATGGTTTCTCAATTAAAAGGATTTCCATTTCATTGGAATACAGGAAAAGAAAATCTGCTGATAGTTTCGGTTGGAACTGGTGGTACTCGTGCAAGATTTCCTTTGGATAAATTAGATATAGTGGACAAGGTGGTAAAGGCAAAACATTGGGCGGTAAGTTCAATTGAATTGTTGATGAGCGATGCTCATATTTTTAATCAAATGATGTTGCAATCTTTGGGTTATTCACCAACCAGAATTTCCATTGATAGAGAGATTGGCAATAT is a genomic window of Bacteroidota bacterium containing:
- a CDS encoding TonB-dependent receptor, with the protein product MRLFSLGILLLIIGISSTQAQNCGIRGQITDSKTGETLIGVNVVITGTTTGVATDLDGNYWIDDLEAGTYSISMSYISYSPQIIYDIVLKPGEKTTLNVILAASENELEEVVIQARQVENTANSMLSVQKKSINVQDGISAQEIARYGSSDAAESMKKVTGASLVDGKYIYVRGLGDRYTTSQLNGQLLPSTDPYKNSPPMDIIPAGLLDNIITSKTFTPDLPGNFTGGNVNITTKSFPDDFVMNLSTGFGYNDQSSFNNQFLTLNRGNLDWLGYDDGTKSIPEILENEDVNSLLTKGFYIPARKDPELANILDSASKSLSPIMSPRQMTAPLDHAVAFSVGNTKNVLGNPLGYYIGVNFKREFRSYNDGTSASYFLGETNAPGLTKYYDLNDARSVESPQLGGMINLAYKLNNNNQLEFTTLYNHDTEISSRYQNGAWPGGISNSDATFETRNLGFRERTLLSYQLAGEHLLNPAKEIKLEWGASIFNTSQEDPDLRFFANTNVGDSLYYITSSEYDEPFHFWRTLEDKQYQGKFDLSIPFAETFSKSNKLKFGGAYSYKTRDFNEYRFKMLNRDGNNYAGDADTYFAPNNTGIIGNDIDKEQYIFGLYTVNDSQEENNYSGHEGIAAGYGMAIFEFLPGWKLIAGARLETTDIYVASQDTSKSPGAIKDLDVLPSINMVHALNDKMNLRFGFSKTIARPNMRELAPFASFEFIGGEIYLGNPELQKTNISNFDTRWEFFPKAGELIAVSAYYKNFINPIILVYNPKAANPEFQFKNTEKAYVYGLEFEFRKNLSFLTSGLKDFDFSTNLSYIYSRVDLDSLEKAVNQNFNPDFPDYRPFQGQSPYLVNANLGYSNTPLKLDAIVTYNLFGKRLSEVSQSGTPDIYERPATTLDAFINKGIGDHIRIRIGVKNILNSQYLKTISYKENDYTIQQYETGRTYSLALYWTIK
- a CDS encoding patatin-like phospholipase family protein — encoded protein: MNLLEKLSAPGPKRILALDGGGIKGALTLGFLNRIETILRKKHHNENMVLSNYFDFIGGTSTGSIIAALLAIGHSTEYITKLYRELGGEIFKDDRPVIGGLFVPKFKSKNLKERLKKEFGDMTLESDKILTGLCILTKRIDTGGTWPIINHPKAKYFKDNKDILLRDAVRASTAAPSYFEPERLQVKLDQAGDFIDGGVSMANNPALYMFMVSQLKGFPFHWNTGKENLLIVSVGTGGTRARFPLDKLDIVDKVVKAKHWAVSSIELLMSDAHIFNQMMLQSLGYSPTRISIDREIGNMELDCITTNPLFTYLRYDMPFDPVIIAQHPTVAEYINKSKIDVFDLRKMDKAKNREVLGAIGEIAADEQVKADHFSDSFNI
- a CDS encoding sensor histidine kinase, whose product is MKNPTPKQIVFRSALLISLLYCVLSLLPFLFPQLNYIFYYTIILTAAIFVISYFVFFRFLEAFIYRKIKLIYKNIHDLKSTRKLTSQTVDLQKDIISEVNEQVVNWANERNSEIEQLKKLEIYRREFLGNVSHELKTPITSILGYLETLSDGGINDPDISTDYLNKAIRNVERMISTIDNLESIANLESGELQLKEIPFDINDLTKQVLIDIELPARQRNISMVIKEGCDKTFTVMADKNLIRDVLTNLLINSIKYGKPEGKTSIGYYNMGENVLVEVSDNGVGISKENLNRVFERFYRVEKSRSREFGGTGLGLSIVKHIIEAHNQTVSARSTIHQGSTFGFTLKKA
- a CDS encoding T9SS type A sorting domain-containing protein gives rise to the protein MKKLTLLSIYAAFATMAFAQSQVVITDEDLGSGIYNWTPDKEYLLDGFVYIESGGILNIAAGTVIKGLETPTSSDNASALIITQGAKINVNGTQSEPVIMTSELDDVNDPSDLTAQDRSLWGGLVILGNATIGNATSPAQVEGIPTDEIRAQYGGENDSDNSGSIKYLSIRHCGAELAPGNEINGLTLGGVGSETILEYIEIFASSDDGVEFFGGTPNIKNLVLACNSDDSFDWDTGFRGNGQFWFVLQDIDEADNGGELDGAIPDGQTPYSNPTVYNVTMIGSGISAAAANPAALLFRDASGGTIANSIITSYNFYAIEVEDLPEASGVDSRQRMEDGVLNLKNNIWYEFGNGDGLVVGEMIRATADAEDPTCAFLISHFTDNENTIVNPQIGGISRLPNGGLDPRPSAIGPAYNTSLTTSLDEFFTTVPYKGAFAANETNWMDIWTALSEYGYLSETIAIDQLNKLDADIAVYPNPVIDNATLQLTLAKTEKVNITLVDIQGRVVTKIANSETLNAGMHTFTIETDELASGLYQLRVSSLNGISETKIIIN